One segment of Chthoniobacterales bacterium DNA contains the following:
- the thiE gene encoding thiamine phosphate synthase gives MSPADLSRCRLYGILDSGYVEATDAELVARQMIEGGVDLIQLRAKKETPGEISKIAAGLRSVTRELGIALIINDHPEIARATEADGVHVGQDDLPIAEVRNVVGPNCVVGKSTHSLDQAIRAFYEGADYIGFGPIFSTPTKPDYQPIGLEEIQKVHELPLPIFCIGGIKLENLPEVLAAGARRVVIVSGLLRAENIVAYARTAKALLNRKSQIANRK, from the coding sequence TTGAGTCCCGCCGATCTTAGCCGCTGCCGGCTCTATGGCATTCTCGATTCAGGGTATGTGGAGGCGACGGATGCGGAACTAGTTGCCCGGCAAATGATCGAGGGCGGCGTCGATCTGATTCAGCTTCGCGCCAAAAAAGAGACGCCGGGCGAAATTTCCAAAATAGCGGCCGGCCTCCGCTCGGTGACGCGAGAGTTGGGCATAGCCTTGATCATTAACGATCATCCCGAGATCGCGCGAGCGACCGAGGCGGATGGCGTGCACGTCGGCCAGGATGATCTTCCCATCGCGGAAGTGCGAAACGTGGTTGGGCCCAATTGCGTGGTCGGAAAATCGACTCACAGTCTCGACCAGGCCATCCGCGCTTTCTACGAAGGCGCGGATTACATCGGCTTCGGCCCTATCTTTTCCACGCCGACGAAGCCTGATTATCAGCCGATCGGTTTGGAGGAAATTCAAAAGGTTCATGAACTGCCGCTCCCGATTTTCTGCATCGGCGGCATCAAGCTGGAGAATTTGCCGGAGGTCTTGGCGGCGGGCGCGCGTCGTGTCGTGATCGTCTCGGGCTTGCTTCGAGCCGAAAATATCGTTGCCTATGCCCGCACCGCCAAAGCGCTCCTCAATCGCAAATCGCAAATCGCAAATCGAAAATAA
- a CDS encoding DUF4062 domain-containing protein, with translation MGPRPTIFVSAVSKELRSARQLVSNTLTFLGYEPIWQDIFGTETGDLRQMLRDKIDQSKGVVQLVGQCYGAEPTSPDPDFGRVSYTQYEALYARKKGTKVWYLFMDEDFPIDPHEPEPEEQRQLQAAYRGALKVDSHLFHPLKTREALEAGVLKLRDDLTELRKGARRWAWGIAALIGFVALLVIWLVFGQSKVSTKIDKSQQTLEKIADRFDALASNGGVIANAKTPEEHYHNARIHELSGNFSSARKEYAEYLSANLEALDPWLSYSAMLKMADGKAGALEAMRYFAKLTPRTVSYDTALAMLEDADARVKKLEALAQSHPEFGPLPWLISQEYSEGRRGEQTLADQRAEKEWLQKYRDAQAGGKFLRYFLDKKEAQKWIETADARWAKLSSLPENVLENPVTFMVQEARDGWDVILQLADSRAKEIFYRLDGQGDFKSTGFLQNKNPQTGTDMIDSRVHLKNLAPGEHAIEVKYLDRTEKSNGPYPFKFSTVTARLNVAKTALNADKPAWLLFLPGPPRRLCFTILLMYRPAIKEIRYSLGSDALDQTFQFKPTDKMMTIDDVASVDQCVVVPTETQFASVQVIYGDGTKSALRKYAPEEGK, from the coding sequence GTGGGCCCTCGACCAACAATTTTTGTTTCCGCCGTCAGCAAGGAGTTACGCAGTGCCCGCCAGCTCGTTTCCAATACCCTGACCTTCCTTGGCTACGAACCGATCTGGCAGGACATTTTCGGTACGGAAACGGGGGATCTGCGACAGATGTTGCGGGACAAAATCGACCAGAGCAAAGGCGTGGTGCAGCTCGTCGGTCAATGTTATGGCGCCGAGCCGACGTCACCGGATCCGGATTTCGGCCGGGTCAGCTACACCCAATACGAGGCACTCTACGCCCGGAAAAAAGGAACCAAGGTTTGGTACCTTTTCATGGACGAAGATTTCCCGATCGATCCGCACGAGCCGGAGCCGGAGGAGCAGCGCCAGCTCCAGGCGGCCTACCGAGGTGCGCTCAAGGTTGACTCGCATCTTTTCCATCCGCTCAAGACCCGCGAAGCGCTGGAGGCGGGTGTCCTCAAACTCCGCGACGATCTCACGGAATTACGGAAAGGTGCGCGGCGTTGGGCCTGGGGGATCGCGGCCCTGATCGGTTTTGTGGCGCTTCTTGTTATCTGGCTGGTCTTTGGGCAGAGCAAGGTGTCCACGAAGATCGATAAAAGCCAGCAAACGCTGGAAAAAATCGCGGACCGGTTCGATGCGCTCGCGTCGAACGGCGGTGTCATCGCAAACGCGAAGACGCCTGAAGAGCATTATCACAACGCCCGGATCCACGAGCTGAGCGGGAATTTCTCATCCGCCCGCAAGGAATACGCTGAGTATTTGTCGGCCAATCTGGAAGCGCTCGATCCGTGGCTGAGTTACTCCGCCATGTTGAAGATGGCGGACGGCAAGGCAGGGGCTCTCGAAGCGATGCGGTATTTTGCCAAATTGACGCCCCGCACGGTCTCCTACGACACGGCGCTCGCCATGCTGGAAGACGCCGACGCTCGCGTGAAAAAGCTGGAGGCGCTCGCGCAAAGCCATCCCGAGTTCGGCCCGCTCCCGTGGCTGATTAGTCAGGAATACTCCGAGGGGCGCCGCGGCGAACAGACGCTGGCGGATCAGCGCGCGGAAAAAGAATGGCTCCAGAAGTACCGTGACGCCCAGGCCGGCGGTAAATTTCTCCGCTATTTCCTCGATAAGAAGGAGGCCCAAAAATGGATCGAGACCGCGGACGCGCGCTGGGCAAAGCTTTCCAGCCTCCCGGAGAATGTCCTCGAAAATCCGGTCACCTTCATGGTCCAGGAAGCGCGTGACGGTTGGGATGTCATTCTTCAGCTCGCCGATTCGAGAGCGAAGGAAATCTTCTACAGGCTCGATGGCCAGGGTGACTTTAAATCCACGGGATTTCTCCAGAACAAGAACCCGCAAACCGGAACGGACATGATCGACTCCCGGGTTCATTTGAAAAATCTCGCGCCCGGCGAACACGCGATCGAGGTGAAATACCTGGATCGAACGGAGAAAAGCAACGGGCCGTATCCATTCAAGTTTTCGACGGTGACCGCGCGACTCAACGTGGCGAAGACCGCTCTCAATGCCGACAAACCGGCGTGGCTGCTCTTTCTTCCGGGCCCGCCCCGGCGTCTTTGTTTCACAATTCTCCTGATGTATCGCCCCGCCATTAAAGAAATCCGGTACTCCCTCGGGAGCGATGCCCTCGACCAGACCTTCCAATTCAAACCGACCGACAAGATGATGACGATCGACGACGTGGCTTCAGTCGATCAATGCGTGGTGGTCCCAACTGAAACCCAATTCGCCTCTGTCCAGGTCATTTATGGCGACGGCACGAAATCGGCGCTCCGAAAATATGCGCCGGAGGAGGGGAAGTAG
- a CDS encoding PfkB family carbohydrate kinase — MSVLIVGSIGLDTVKTPVEEHADLLGGSASYAALGASFFSPVKLVGIVGDDFPASEFEFWKSRRIDAAGVQRVAGKTFRWSGEYAWDMNTRETRSIALNVFEHFRPALPESYRQTEFVLLANIAPALQAHVLDQMKRPRFIVADTMDLWIETARGDLDALLKRVDLLILNDSEARELTKETSLIKAGRKILKSGPKYVAIKKGEHGALLFGENEFFSCGAYPLEDIHDPTGAGDTFAGGMAGYLASKDTTPDFAHLRRAVIYGSVLASFNVEEFSLERMRTLTTEEIRARYDLFRAMTAFDEMPD; from the coding sequence ATGTCCGTTCTCATCGTTGGTTCCATTGGTCTCGACACCGTCAAAACTCCGGTCGAAGAACACGCCGACCTGCTCGGCGGATCGGCCTCCTATGCCGCGCTGGGCGCGAGCTTTTTTTCTCCGGTCAAACTGGTCGGCATCGTGGGAGACGATTTTCCGGCCTCGGAGTTTGAGTTTTGGAAATCGCGCCGAATCGACGCGGCCGGGGTGCAACGCGTGGCCGGGAAAACGTTCCGATGGTCGGGCGAGTACGCCTGGGACATGAACACGCGCGAAACCCGCTCGATTGCATTGAATGTGTTCGAGCATTTTCGCCCGGCCCTGCCCGAATCGTATCGCCAGACCGAGTTTGTTTTGCTGGCCAACATCGCTCCCGCGCTGCAGGCGCACGTCCTCGACCAGATGAAACGCCCGCGCTTCATCGTAGCGGACACGATGGACCTCTGGATTGAAACCGCGCGGGGCGACCTGGACGCGTTGCTGAAGCGGGTCGATCTCCTGATTTTGAACGACAGCGAAGCGCGCGAGCTGACCAAGGAGACCAGCCTGATCAAGGCGGGCCGCAAGATTCTGAAGTCGGGTCCGAAATACGTCGCCATCAAAAAAGGGGAGCACGGCGCCCTCCTTTTCGGTGAAAACGAATTCTTCAGCTGCGGCGCCTATCCGCTCGAGGACATTCACGACCCGACGGGAGCTGGAGACACGTTTGCCGGGGGGATGGCCGGCTACCTTGCCAGCAAGGATACGACGCCGGACTTCGCGCATCTCCGCCGCGCGGTCATTTACGGAAGCGTCCTGGCCAGCTTCAATGTCGAGGAGTTCAGCCTGGAACGAATGCGCACCCTGACGACGGAAGAGATCCGCGCCCGTTACGACCTCTTCCGCGCCATGACCGCGTTCGACGAAATGCCTGATTAA